In the genome of Fluviispira vulneris, one region contains:
- a CDS encoding FecCD family ABC transporter permease translates to MMTAFTKNILAQTKQISLFLFLLIALVIFILFSSFVGDVKINISHLFPDIINNYLGNTILFEYRLPRLLIGACAGAQFAIAGAILQSVTKNQLAAPNIIGINSGASFFSVLSLLVFSNTSFFILPIAAFLGAIFSSILVYIFAFKNGITPLRLILSGIGIDAFFQACTTFILVNNTNEVGSIYMWLSGSLWGKEWNEFYFLLPCTFIGSFLAIILSQRINILTLSDEIIIGLGVNINLSRIILLALAIFLSSSAVCVVGPIGFVGLIIPHIMRKLFDYDYKIIIPFSALGGAFLVIISDTIGRTIFAPHEVPAGLIATLIGSPYFIYLLLKERY, encoded by the coding sequence ATGATGACAGCATTTACAAAAAATATTCTTGCACAAACTAAACAAATCTCTCTTTTTTTATTTCTCTTAATTGCTTTAGTAATTTTTATTCTCTTTAGCAGTTTTGTAGGAGATGTTAAAATAAATATTTCCCATTTATTTCCAGACATTATTAACAATTATTTGGGAAATACTATTTTATTTGAATACCGGCTTCCACGACTCTTAATTGGAGCTTGTGCTGGCGCTCAGTTCGCTATTGCTGGTGCAATATTACAATCTGTCACTAAAAATCAACTCGCTGCACCGAATATCATTGGTATCAACTCTGGAGCTAGTTTTTTTTCGGTATTATCTCTACTCGTTTTTAGCAATACAAGTTTTTTTATTCTACCTATTGCAGCATTTTTAGGAGCTATATTCTCTAGTATTTTAGTTTATATTTTCGCATTTAAAAATGGAATAACACCTTTGCGATTAATTTTATCTGGTATTGGAATCGATGCTTTTTTCCAAGCATGTACAACATTTATCTTAGTAAATAATACCAATGAAGTTGGCTCAATCTATATGTGGCTCTCGGGCAGTCTATGGGGAAAAGAATGGAATGAATTTTATTTTCTTCTTCCATGCACTTTTATCGGATCTTTTCTAGCTATTATTTTATCACAGAGAATAAATATTTTAACTTTAAGTGATGAAATAATAATTGGTCTGGGAGTGAATATAAATTTATCTCGCATTATTTTATTAGCTCTTGCTATTTTTCTTTCATCGAGTGCCGTTTGCGTTGTTGGCCCGATTGGTTTTGTCGGATTAATTATTCCTCACATAATGCGTAAATTATTTGATTATGATTACAAAATAATTATTCCATTTTCTGCCCTTGGAGGAGCATTTCTCGTTATTATCTCTGACACAATTGGCCGAACGATTTTTGCCCCACACGAAGTTCCTGCAGGACTTATAGCAACATTAATCGGCTCTCCCTATTTTATATATTTGCTTCTTAAAGAAAGGTATTAA
- a CDS encoding ABC transporter ATP-binding protein has protein sequence MSEIYCENLCISYSQKEILHNLNIKIRKNKITALVGSNGSGKSTLLKTIARIIMPSSGTVYLDGKSIHSCSSQEVAKILAILPQSPEAPQEFTVERLVQYGRFPRQSFFGSLSPKDYNAIDWALNVTDMQELRQKRLSDLSGGQKQRAWIAMALAQEGEYLFLDEPTTYLDMRHQIEVLNILENLNRTQKKTIVMVVHDINHAAKIADHIIAIKNGKILTEGNIQQILDEKIIEDIFGVKGLIISNRIDNTPLFFPLEVSYV, from the coding sequence ATGTCTGAAATATATTGCGAAAATTTATGCATTTCCTATTCTCAAAAAGAAATTTTACATAATTTAAATATTAAAATTAGAAAAAATAAAATAACCGCACTCGTTGGCAGCAACGGTTCAGGAAAATCAACTTTATTAAAAACGATAGCGCGGATCATTATGCCTTCCAGTGGGACTGTTTATTTAGATGGAAAATCCATCCATAGCTGTTCAAGCCAAGAAGTTGCAAAGATCTTAGCCATTTTGCCACAATCACCTGAAGCTCCCCAGGAGTTTACTGTTGAGCGACTTGTGCAATATGGAAGATTTCCACGCCAATCTTTTTTTGGATCTTTAAGTCCAAAAGATTATAATGCTATTGATTGGGCACTTAATGTAACAGATATGCAAGAACTCAGACAAAAACGTTTGAGCGATTTATCGGGAGGTCAAAAACAACGAGCTTGGATCGCCATGGCTCTTGCACAGGAAGGAGAATACTTATTTTTAGATGAGCCTACGACTTATTTAGATATGCGCCATCAAATTGAAGTATTAAATATTCTTGAAAATCTGAATCGAACTCAGAAAAAAACCATAGTGATGGTCGTGCATGACATTAATCATGCTGCAAAAATCGCAGATCATATTATTGCGATAAAAAATGGAAAAATTCTAACTGAAGGAAACATTCAACAAATACTAGATGAAAAAATAATTGAAGATATTTTTGGTGTTAAAGGACTTATAATAAGCAATAGAATCGATAATACCCCTCTCTTTTTTCCACTTGAGGTGTCATATGTTTGA
- a CDS encoding IucA/IucC family protein, translated as MFEEIAKQAILNRLFQAIIREKIIQNDKISYPNKNRIAVKLSQNKELYAEINPYASFERFDLTSTITLIDKNETKEISHPCDLLQLFQEEWLAENNDSEDIFMRFKNEIENSVSNMILAQMSFEMNKYKFSHKNNKRITSSLDWVLIEREKDPNFSPMAFYEQCVIKGHPLHPGAKTRMGLNLEELIAYSPEWRKIVPLKMLAVHKDYCKVTLIEFTHFRDLLLADYPNFSDKILIEAEKNNIDFQNYELIPVHPWQYKHTIKVLFKHYLSEKIIVPLNSIEIPARSLVSFRSFAPENTDMIKRFHIKTAINILTTSDVRTISPRSTQSGPLISQILKTIQLSLPDFLCGKFKIQGEISGIYFEEKSTLVDSSVRDSLGRNLSCLMRENPEKNLSVNEICMPAAALLEISPISEKLILTELIEQFANTENNSSLYIAALEFFKKYISISIPSLLTLMSKYGISLEAHLQNSTPIFKKGVPHCLLVRDFADIRISQERLERQNYFLNLTIKNSLIFCKNDSYLHKNIFYSFFQSHIGEIIIAIRKEFNIDEKLLWNYVKELCQNTFAELKKDPIIADQVTKDEKFLFQENIQLKALTLMRLKGELTEYYFVNIANPIP; from the coding sequence ATGTTTGAAGAAATTGCCAAACAAGCCATTTTAAATAGATTATTTCAAGCTATTATTCGTGAAAAAATAATTCAAAATGATAAAATATCTTACCCAAATAAAAATCGAATAGCAGTAAAGCTTTCACAAAATAAAGAATTATATGCTGAAATAAATCCTTATGCATCATTTGAAAGATTCGATCTTACGAGCACAATCACTCTAATTGATAAAAATGAAACAAAAGAAATTTCTCATCCTTGCGATCTTCTTCAACTCTTTCAAGAAGAGTGGCTCGCAGAAAACAATGATTCAGAAGATATTTTCATGCGTTTTAAAAATGAAATAGAGAATAGTGTTTCGAACATGATATTAGCACAGATGTCATTTGAAATGAATAAATATAAATTTTCGCATAAGAATAATAAACGAATCACATCATCTCTGGATTGGGTCTTAATTGAACGTGAAAAAGATCCTAATTTTAGCCCTATGGCCTTTTACGAACAATGTGTCATAAAAGGCCATCCTCTTCATCCAGGCGCAAAAACTCGTATGGGTTTAAATTTAGAAGAACTCATTGCTTATTCGCCAGAATGGCGAAAAATTGTGCCGTTAAAAATGCTAGCTGTTCACAAAGATTATTGTAAAGTAACATTAATCGAGTTTACCCATTTCAGAGATTTACTCTTAGCAGACTATCCTAATTTTTCCGATAAAATATTAATAGAAGCAGAAAAAAACAATATTGATTTTCAAAACTATGAACTGATACCTGTTCACCCATGGCAATATAAACATACCATTAAAGTTCTATTTAAGCATTATCTTTCAGAAAAAATAATTGTTCCTTTAAACTCAATTGAAATCCCTGCACGTTCATTAGTTTCTTTTCGTTCATTTGCTCCTGAAAATACAGATATGATTAAACGGTTTCATATAAAAACAGCAATAAATATTTTGACCACAAGCGATGTGCGCACAATTTCTCCCCGCTCGACCCAAAGTGGTCCACTTATTTCACAAATACTGAAAACAATTCAATTGAGTCTTCCCGATTTCTTATGTGGTAAATTTAAAATTCAAGGCGAAATATCAGGAATTTATTTCGAGGAAAAATCGACTTTGGTCGATTCCTCTGTCAGAGACTCACTTGGAAGAAATTTAAGTTGCCTTATGCGGGAAAATCCAGAGAAAAATTTATCGGTTAATGAAATATGTATGCCTGCAGCTGCACTGCTTGAAATCTCTCCTATTAGTGAAAAATTAATTTTAACTGAGCTAATTGAACAATTTGCAAATACTGAAAATAATTCTTCACTTTATATTGCTGCCCTAGAGTTTTTTAAAAAATATATCTCTATATCTATTCCATCTCTATTAACCCTTATGAGTAAATACGGCATTAGCCTCGAAGCACATCTACAAAATAGCACTCCTATTTTCAAAAAAGGAGTTCCTCATTGCCTATTAGTAAGAGATTTTGCTGATATAAGAATTTCACAAGAGCGACTTGAAAGGCAAAATTATTTTCTCAATCTCACCATAAAAAACTCTCTTATATTTTGCAAAAATGATTCTTATTTACATAAGAATATATTTTATTCATTTTTCCAAAGTCATATTGGGGAAATTATTATTGCAATACGCAAAGAATTCAATATTGATGAAAAATTACTTTGGAATTATGTGAAAGAACTGTGTCAAAATACTTTTGCTGAATTAAAAAAAGATCCTATTATTGCGGACCAAGTCACGAAAGATGAAAAATTTCTTTTCCAAGAAAATATTCAATTAAAAGCTTTAACCCTTATGCGTTTAAAAGGGGAGTTGACAGAATATTATTTCGTTAATATAGCCAATCCAATCCCCTAA
- a CDS encoding dicarboxylate/amino acid:cation symporter codes for MVIQDKKKFLNFKNINTILIFLSVILGFFMGTLFPEFMISIRWIGEVFFNMLKMLVLPLIFSALVSAVTSMGSLKKLGSIGMYTFLYILTSVCTAVLIGLFLFNTFKPGVGIDPILILGKDSTLQQNTPMTFEIFITSLFPQNILEAAVKLEIMPVVLFGLAFAVACASCGDSAKSVSVFFTGIRNVFIKMITWVILLSPLGIFSLLGTGVAQSVQEGHLMQDIKGLAMFVLVFGAGLCLQIGWQLLAVKFVARRALKQFSKSSSAALVTAFGTSSSLATLPLAMDAAEKEKVRDDVNRFVMPFTATINLGSTVMYEASAAIFFAQILGLELSLSHQIIIFVTSIVAGMGAAGVPESGLITMVTVLRAVNIPVSSITLLLPLDRILDRFRTMVNTWGNICCASVVNELVHRREKQFLQNKNNISKTISDK; via the coding sequence ATGGTCATACAGGACAAAAAAAAGTTTTTGAATTTTAAAAATATCAACACAATACTTATATTTTTGTCAGTGATTTTAGGTTTTTTTATGGGAACTCTGTTTCCAGAGTTTATGATATCCATTCGTTGGATTGGTGAAGTCTTTTTTAATATGCTCAAAATGCTTGTTCTTCCTCTTATTTTTTCCGCTTTAGTCAGCGCAGTGACTTCCATGGGAAGTTTAAAAAAGCTTGGCTCTATTGGGATGTATACGTTTTTATACATACTTACAAGCGTGTGTACCGCGGTGCTCATTGGGCTTTTCTTATTTAATACATTTAAGCCTGGGGTTGGTATTGATCCTATCTTAATTCTCGGAAAAGATTCTACCTTACAACAAAATACCCCAATGACTTTTGAAATTTTTATTACGAGTCTTTTTCCTCAGAATATTTTAGAAGCTGCGGTTAAATTAGAAATTATGCCTGTGGTTTTATTTGGTTTGGCATTTGCAGTGGCTTGTGCATCCTGTGGAGATTCAGCAAAATCTGTTTCTGTTTTCTTTACTGGGATTCGCAATGTTTTTATAAAAATGATCACTTGGGTTATCTTATTAAGTCCGCTCGGTATTTTTTCTTTGCTGGGAACAGGAGTGGCACAATCTGTCCAAGAAGGTCACCTCATGCAAGATATTAAAGGCCTTGCTATGTTTGTCTTGGTCTTCGGTGCAGGTCTTTGCCTACAGATAGGTTGGCAATTGTTAGCCGTAAAGTTTGTAGCGAGAAGGGCATTAAAACAATTTTCTAAAAGCTCATCCGCCGCACTTGTGACTGCATTTGGAACTTCAAGTTCGCTTGCCACTTTACCTTTAGCTATGGATGCAGCAGAAAAAGAAAAAGTACGTGATGATGTCAACCGTTTTGTCATGCCTTTTACTGCAACGATTAATTTAGGCAGTACAGTGATGTATGAAGCTTCTGCAGCTATTTTCTTTGCACAAATTTTGGGTTTAGAGCTTTCTTTAAGTCATCAAATTATTATTTTTGTGACATCTATTGTTGCAGGTATGGGAGCTGCCGGTGTGCCTGAAAGTGGTTTGATCACGATGGTAACAGTATTACGTGCTGTAAATATTCCAGTGTCTTCAATCACACTTTTGTTACCTCTTGATCGAATTTTAGATCGGTTTCGTACGATGGTGAACACTTGGGGTAATATTTGTTGTGCTTCAGTTGTCAATGAACTTGTTCATCGGAGAGAGAAGCAATTTTTGCAAAATAAAAACAATATATCTAAAACAATATCTGATAAATAG
- the pepF gene encoding oligoendopeptidase F — protein sequence MKEIQKIQKRSEVKTEETWNLTDLFQDFSHWTNEFNKLPSEDDLEKLIESKYKNKLSQSPEIIYDCLKCRDELSLRLENLFVYASLRNTEDVKNTESSEAVGKIEIKHSGLMSKFAFLEPELLKISQINEWIKIEPLKTYQFKIMELIRKKPHILTEQEESLLAKLSVSLNIFDEIHSKWNNADLKFSNALDSNGKEHIVSNSRYSLNLQAKDRVLRKNTYNSYNSEICKWRNTITSNYYGNMLSGSTVAKVRKFSGYLEAELFDDAIPVSLYDGLIDAIKKNISLLHRSMKLRKKLLKIDAVQPYDRAVSLFESKEEVTFTWEEGRDIVLKAIAPLGEEYVAIATQGLTQDRWVDRAENEGKRSGAFSWGTYTSRPYMLQTWTGTLSDVYTLAHELGHSMHSYYSHKHQPYHNANYTIFVAEVASTLNEALLSDYILTHMKDSDLAKSVLSENIENFEGTVLRQVLFAAFEREASLIADKEESFTPDTLEEIYLNLNKFWYGSECEYPEYVKHEWMRIPHFYSAFYVYKYATSYCASLALSENLRTDKEKTREKIFSFLKAGGSKSPLDILKDAGIDFLNSDPVANAFENYKRNIELAEKTFS from the coding sequence ATGAAAGAAATCCAGAAAATTCAAAAACGAAGTGAAGTAAAAACAGAAGAGACTTGGAATTTAACTGATCTTTTTCAAGATTTCAGCCATTGGACTAATGAATTTAATAAATTACCCAGTGAAGATGATTTAGAAAAACTCATAGAAAGTAAATATAAAAACAAACTTTCTCAATCTCCTGAAATTATTTATGATTGCTTAAAGTGTAGAGATGAATTGAGCCTTCGTCTCGAAAATTTATTTGTTTATGCATCTCTCCGTAACACAGAAGATGTAAAAAATACTGAATCAAGTGAAGCAGTGGGTAAAATTGAAATTAAGCATTCTGGATTGATGTCTAAATTTGCTTTCTTAGAACCAGAATTATTAAAAATATCCCAGATTAACGAATGGATTAAAATTGAACCTTTAAAAACTTATCAATTTAAAATAATGGAGCTAATTAGAAAAAAACCTCATATATTAACTGAACAAGAAGAAAGTCTATTAGCAAAATTATCTGTTTCCTTAAATATTTTTGATGAAATTCATAGTAAATGGAACAATGCCGATCTTAAATTTTCAAACGCACTTGATAGCAATGGCAAAGAACATATTGTTTCAAACTCACGTTACTCTCTCAACTTACAGGCAAAAGACCGTGTATTAAGAAAAAATACATACAATTCATATAACAGTGAAATTTGCAAATGGCGTAACACAATTACATCCAACTACTATGGGAATATGTTATCTGGTTCCACTGTAGCTAAAGTAAGAAAATTTTCAGGATATTTAGAAGCTGAACTTTTTGATGATGCTATTCCTGTAAGCTTATATGATGGCTTAATAGATGCTATTAAAAAAAATATTTCTTTGCTCCATCGTAGCATGAAGTTGCGCAAGAAATTATTGAAAATTGATGCTGTCCAACCTTATGATAGAGCTGTTTCTTTATTTGAAAGTAAAGAAGAAGTTACTTTTACATGGGAGGAAGGTAGAGATATTGTACTTAAAGCTATAGCACCTCTCGGAGAAGAGTATGTTGCAATAGCTACCCAAGGTCTGACTCAGGATAGATGGGTTGATAGAGCAGAAAATGAAGGAAAAAGATCTGGAGCTTTTTCTTGGGGCACCTATACTTCTCGACCATATATGCTGCAAACTTGGACTGGTACTTTAAGTGATGTCTATACCCTAGCACATGAATTAGGCCACTCGATGCATTCCTATTACAGTCATAAGCACCAACCTTATCATAATGCAAATTATACAATATTCGTTGCAGAAGTCGCCAGCACATTGAATGAAGCTCTCTTAAGTGACTATATTTTAACTCATATGAAGGATTCAGACCTTGCAAAATCCGTTCTGTCTGAAAACATAGAAAACTTTGAGGGAACTGTTTTACGTCAAGTTTTATTTGCTGCATTTGAGCGAGAGGCATCTTTAATTGCAGATAAAGAAGAATCGTTTACTCCGGACACACTTGAAGAAATTTATTTAAATTTGAATAAATTTTGGTATGGAAGTGAGTGTGAATATCCTGAGTATGTAAAGCATGAGTGGATGCGTATCCCTCATTTTTATTCCGCTTTTTATGTTTATAAATATGCCACCAGCTACTGCGCTTCACTTGCCCTTTCTGAAAATCTTCGCACT